One Rosa chinensis cultivar Old Blush chromosome 3, RchiOBHm-V2, whole genome shotgun sequence DNA window includes the following coding sequences:
- the LOC112194903 gene encoding pentatricopeptide repeat-containing protein At4g21065: MLKLKSQAFLIRNHGMPRFPKFTSAAALADTTITQTLIQEVPQPRIQPPGLFITALQSSRNIFHIRQVHAQVAVNGILQNLTVANKLLYMYAQHKVLGDAYALFSGMVEKNAVSWSVMVGGFVKGGDFANGFRTFRELIRCGMPPDNYTLPFVIRACRDLMDLKIGRLVHDIVLKHGLLSDNFVCAALVDMYAKCRVIDDARQLFDNMPNRDIVTWTVMIGGFAECRNASESLVLFDRMIDEGAVPDKVTMVTVVNACAKFGAMHKARLVHDYIRRNKFYLDVILGTAMIDMYAKCGCVDSAREIFDRMQVRNVRTWSALIASYGYHGRGKEALEIFEMMLSSGVLPNAVTFISLLYACSHAGLTEEGLRFFSLMLDEYAVRADVKHYTCMVDLLGRAGKLDEALKLAESMAVEKDEGLWSALLGACRVHGNLDLAEKAASSLLELQPENPGHYVLLSNIYARAGRWKEVAKMRNLMTRRRLKKIPGYTWIEIDDKNYQFGVADRTHPQSENIYAMLKSLSHKLELAGYVPDTNFVLHDVDEEVKVDMLYTHSEKLAIAFGLIATSDGTPIRITKNLRVCGDCHTFSKFVSAITNREIIVRDANRFHLFREGTCSCGDYW, encoded by the coding sequence ATGCTCAAATTGAAAAGCCAGGCCTTCCTTATTCGAAACCATGGCATGCCTAGATTCCCCAAGTTTACTTCAGCAGCTGCCTTAGCTGATACCACAATTACCCAGACCCTTATACAGGAAGTGCCACAACCTCGAATTCAACCCCCCGGACTGTTCATCACTGCCCTGCAGAGCTCTAGAAACATCTTCCACATTAGGCAAGTCCATGCCCAAGTTGCTGTCAATGGAATCCTCCAAAACCTCACTGTTGCAAACAAGCTCCTCTACATGTACGCACAGCATAAGGTGCTGGGTGACGCTTATGCTCTGTTTAGTGGGATGGTGGAAAAGAATGCAGTTTCGTGGAGTGTAATGGTTGGTGGGTTTGTGAAGGGTGGTGATTTTGCTAATGGTTTTAGAACATTTAGGGAGCTCATTCGATGTGGGATGCCGCCGGATAATTACACATTGCCTTTTGTGATAAGGGCTTGTAGGGATTTGATGGACCTGAAAATTGGCAGGTTGGTTCATGACATTGTTCTGAAACATGGGTTGCTTTCGGATAATTTTGTATGTGCTGCTCTGGTGGACATGTATGCGAAATGTAGGGTTATAGATGATGCCCGCCAACTGTTTGATAATATGCCTAACAGGGATATTGTAACATGGACAGTGATGATTGGTGGGTTTGCTGAGTGCAGGAATGCGAGTGAGTCTTTGGTTCTGTTTGATAGGATGATAGATGAAGGTGCTGTTCCAGATAAGGTTACTATGGTGACTGTTGTTAATGCATGTGCAAAGTTTGGGGCTATGCATAAGGCCAGACTTGTTCATGATTATATACGTAGGAATAAGTTTTACTTGGATGTGATCTTGGGGACGGCGATGATTGATATGTATGCTAAGTGTGGGTGTGTTGATTCCGCAAGGGAAATTTTCGACAGGATGCAAGTGAGGAATGTTAGAACATGGAGTGCCCTGATTGCGTCTTATGGTTATCACGGGCGCGGCAAGGAAGCTCTTGAGATATTCGAGATGATGTTGAGCAGTGGAGTGTTACCAAATGCAGTTACATTTATTTCACTATTATATGCTTGTAGTCATGCTGGCTTGACTGAAGAGGGTCTGCGGTTTTTCTCATTGATGTTGGATGAATATGCTGTCAGAGCAGATGTTAAACATTATACTTGTATGGTGGATCTTCTAGGTCGTGCTGGGAAACTTGATGAGGCCTTGAAATTGGCTGAGAGTATGGCAGTCGAGAAAGATGAGGGGTTATGGAGTGCTTTGCTTGGGGCATGTAGAGTCCATGGGAATCTAGACCTAGCAGAAAAGGCAGCTAGTTCACTGCTTGAACTACAGCCCGAAAACCCAGGGCATTACGTATTGCTTTCAAATATTTATGCAAGAGCAGGGAGGTGGAAAGAAGTGGCGAAGATGAGAAATCTGATGACCCGGAGGAGACTAAAGAAAATTCCTGGTTATACTTGGATTGAGATAGATGACAAAAACTACCAATTTGGTGTTGCTGATAGAACTCATCCACAATCAGAAAACATTTATGCTATGCTGAAGAGTTTGAGTCACAAACTGGAGTTGGCTGGTTATGTCCCTGATACGAATTTTGTGTTGCATGATGTTGATGAGGAAGTTAAAGTGGATATGTTGTACACCCATAGTGAGAAGTTGGCAATTGCATTTGGCCTTATCGCCACGTCTGATGGAACTCCTATTAGAATTACAAAGAATCTTAGGGTTTGTGGTGACTGCCACACATTTAGCAAGTTTGTATCAGCTATTACAAATAGGGAGATTATTGTCCGTGATGCAAACCGGTTTCACCTCTTCAGGGAAGGGACCTGCTCATGTGGAGATTATTGGTAA